A stretch of DNA from Arthrobacter globiformis:
GGAGCGCGGGGACCTGTATGTTGCCCTGCCGGGAGCGGCGCGGCACGGCGCGGACTTCGCGAGGACGGCGCTCGAGTCCGGTGCGGTGGCGGTGCTGACGGACGACGCGGGCGGGAAGCTTCTTGCCCTGGGGTCGGACATCGCCGTGCCCGTGCTGGTGGTGGCGGAGCCCCGCAGCGTAGTGGGCCGGCTGTCCAGGCTGATCTACCGGAGCCAGGACGCCGACCTTCCGGGCCCCTCGATGTTCGGCGTGACGGGCACCAACGGAAAAACCACCACCACGTACTTCATCAACGCCCTGCTGCAGGCGATGGGCAAGAAGACCGGACTCATCGGCACCATCGAGATCCTGGCAGGCGGAGACCCGATCCCCAGCCTCCTGACCACCCCGGAATCCACCGATGTCCACGCCCTGCTGGCCCTCATGCGGGAACGCGGGCTCGACGCCGCATCCATGGAGGTCTCCTCGCATGCGGTTTCCTTCCGCCGGGTGGACGGTGTGGTCTTCGACGTCGTCGGTTTCACCAACCTCACCCAGGACCACCTGGACCTGCACGGCACCATGGAGGAGTACTACCGGACCAAAGCGGAGCTGTTCACCGCCGAACGCGCCCGTGCCGCCGTCGTGACGGTCGACGACGAGTGGGGACGGCGGCTTGCCGCCCAGACTGGGCTTCCGGTCACCACGCTGGCAACGCTCCAGCCCGGCAGCGCGCCGGAAGCGGACCCGGCAGGGGCCGACTGGACGGTCACCGACCCGAAGCCCCGCGGCCTTGGTACGGAATTCACCCTCCGCGGCCGGAACGGCACGGAACTCCACGTGCACACCGGGCTGCCCGGGGCCTTCAATGTCTCCAACGCGGCACTGGCCCTGGCCATGGTGCTCGCCGGCGGCGCAGACCCCGCCGACGTGCAGGCAGCACTCGATGCCAAAGATCCGTTCACTGTGGCGGTGCCGGGCCGCATGCAGCTCGTCTCCACCCGGCCGGCAGCCGTCGTCGACTTCGCGCACAACACCGATGCACTGGCACGCGCCCTGGCGGCCGTCCGGTCCCCGGAGCCCGCGTCCAAGGTCATCGTGGTCTTCGGCGCCACGGGCCAGCGCGACCAGGGCAAGCGCCCGTCCATGGGTGCGACCGCGGCCCGGCTTGCCGACGTCGTGATCGTCAGCGATGACGACCCCCACGATGAGGACGCCGCGGCAATCCGCGCCGAGGTGCTGGTAGGTGCCACGGACGCCAAGGAAGCCGAGCAGCTGGACTGCAAAATCATGGAGGTTTTTCCGCGGGACGCTGCCATCCGGGAGGCCGTCAACCTGGCGGCACCGGAGGACACCATCCTCATTGCGGGGCGCGGGCACGAAGTGTGGCAGGAGGTCAAGGGAGTGAACCTTGCCCTCGACGACAGGGTGGAACTACGGAACGCCTTGACGGCACGAGGATTCACCGTTCTCCAAGACGACGGGATAGAGTCCTAGACCGACATGATTGAACTAACTGCGGCGGAAATCGCCGAAATCACCAACGGCCGGCTGCTTGCGGACCCCGACGTCACCCCGGGATCCGTGGTGACCGATTCACGGGAGGCCGTTGCCGGCTCCCTCTATGTCGCCAAACCGGGCGAAAGCGCGGACGGGCACAGCTTCGTGGGGGCGGCCTTTGACCGCGGCGCGGTGCTGGCCCTCACCGAACGCGAAATCAAGGACGACGCCGGCCGGACCTACCCGTCCGTCGTCGTCGGGGACGCGGTGCTGGCCATGGGCGCCCTTGCGGCAGAGGCTGTCCGGCGGATCAGGCACCACCGCGAGGCCGCCGGCGAGGAATTGACCGTCATCGGCATCACCGGTTCGGCCGGTAAGACCACCACCAAGGACCTCCTCGCGGGCATCCTGTCGGCTGAAGCGCCGACCGTTGCACCCCAGGGTTCCTACAACGGCGAGGTCGGCGTGCCCCTCACCGTCTTCCAGGCGGGCTTTGACACCCGGTTCCTGGTCATCGAAATGGGCGCCACAGGCATAGGACACATCCGCTACCTGGCCGACATGGTCCGGCCCGAAATCGGCGTGGTGCTCGGCGTGGGAACAGCCCACGCCGGCGAATTCGGCGGCGTGGAAAACATCGCCGCCGCCAAGGGCGAACTCGCCGAGGCGCTCCCGGCCGAAGGCACCGCCGTGCTGAACCTTGACGATGTGCGCGTTGCTCCCATGGCCGCGCGGACCCAGGCAACTGTTCTGGGTTTCTCCTCCCGTGATGCTGAGCCGGACGCTCCTGCCGTCCGGGCCGCCAACCTGGACACCAACGCCGCGGGCAACCCGGAGTTCGACCTCGAAGTGCCGGGGGAGCCCACGGTGAGGGTCACCAGCAAACTCATCGGCGAACACCATGTTGCGAACCTCCTCGCCGCAGCAGCGGCCGCGCACGCGGCAGGCGTTCCGGCTGACCGGATCAGCGCATCACTGAGTTCCCAGTCCGCGGCCAGCCGCTGGCGCATGGAGCGGACCGAACGGCCCGACGGCGTCACGGTCATCAACGACGCCTACAACGCCAACCCGGAATCCATGCGGGCTGCCCTGCGCACGCTGGCCGACCTGGGCCGGGGCCGCCGCACCTGGGCCGTTCTCGGGGCCATGCTGGAGCTGGGCGACGATTTCATCCGCGAGCACACCGCCGTCGGCACGCAGGTGGTACGGCTGAACATCTCCCGCCTCCTGGTGGTGGGCCGGGAAGCGCGTTCGCTGTACGTTTCCGCCGTGCAGGAAGGGTCCTGGGGCGATGAATGCATCTTCGCCGAGACCGTTGACGAAGCCTACGAACTGCTCCAGGAGCAGCTCGAACCCGGCGACCTGGTGCTCTTCAAGTCCTCCAACAGCGTGGGACTGCGCCATTTGGGCGATCGGATAGCATTACCCCCACGTGCCACCCCCACAACTGCCACCGAAGGGAGCGAGCTGCTGTGATTGCACTCCTGATCGGCGCTGGCCTGGCCCCTGCTGCTGGCACTGGTGGGTACGCCGCTGTTCATCCGGCTGTTGGTCCGCAAGAGCTATGGCCAGTTCATCCGCGATGACGGGCCGACGTCGCACCACACCAAACGTGGCACGCCCACGATGGGCGGCACCGTGGTGGTGGGCGCGGTCCTGCTGAGCTACGGACTGACCCACCTGATCATGTGGCTCATGAACCCGCGGTCGGCCGGGCCGTCCGCGTCGGCGCTGCTCCTGCTGTTCCTGATGGTGGGGATGGGCCTGGTGGGCTTCCTCGACGACTTCATCAAGATTTCCCGGCAGCGCAGCCTCGGCCTGAACGCCAAGGCCAAGCTCATCCTCCAGGCGGCCGTGGGCATCATCTTCGCCGTCATGGCCCTCTACTTCCCGGACGCCGACGGCCTCACCCCGGCGTCCACCAAGATCTCGCTGGTCCGTGACATCCCGTGGCTGGACCTCGCGTTCGGCGGCACCGTGCTTGGTGCGATCCTCTTTGTGCTGTGGTCAAACCTGATCGTCACGGCGGCGACGAACGGCGTCAACCTCACCGACGGCCTGGACGGGCTGGCCGCCGGCGCCGCTGTCATGGTGTTTGGCGCCTACACGCTGATGGGCATCTGGCAGAGCAACCAGGCCTGTGGCTCACCCCGCCAGGCGGGCAGCGGCTGCTATTCCGTCCGGGATCCCCTGGACCTCGCGCTTCTTGCGGCCATCATGAGCGCCGCGCTGGTGGGCTTCCTGTGGTGGAACACCTCACCGGCCAAGATCTTCATGGGTGACACCGGCTCCCTCGCAATCGGCGGCGCCATCGCCGGGTTCGCCATCCTCTCCCGCACCGAACTGCTGCTGGCTTTCATCGGCGGCCTGTTCGTCCTCATCACGCTCTCCGTCATCATCCAGGTGGGGTACTTCAAGGTGACCAAGGGCAAGCGCTTCTTCAAGATGGCACCCCTGCAGCACCACTTCGAACTCAAGGGCTGGGCGGAGGTCACCGTGGTGGTCCGGTTCTGGATCCTCGCCGGCCTGTTCGTCGCCGCGGGTCTTGGCATCTTCTACGCGGAATGGGTGGTCCTGCTGTGAACGGCTCCGAATCCCACAACAAAGCGGCGGGTCCGGCGGTAACTGGTCCGGCGCGGCTCAGCGGCCTGGTCAGCTGGGACTCCGACTGGGCCGGGCTGCGCGTCGTAGTCACCGGGATCGGCGTCTCGGGCTTCGCGGCTGCGGACACGCTGATCGAACTCGGCGCCCGCGTGGTGGTGGTTGACGGCGCCACCACGGAAACAGCCCAGGCCAAGGCGGACACACTGCGGATCGTGGGCGCGGCCGACGTTCTCCTGGGTGAGGAGGCCGTCCGCACGCTGCCCAAGATCGACGGCCTGAAGCCGGACCTCGTGGTCACCTCGCCGGGCTGGCGCCCGGACCAGGCTTTGCTCGCGGCGGCCTCCCGCGCCCACATCCCGGTCTGGGGCGACGTCGAACTCGCCTGGCGCCTGCGCGTCCGCGAAGGCCGGAAAACAGCTGACTGGCTCACCATCACCGGCACGAACGGCAAAACGACGACGGTCGGCCTGACCGAATCCATGCTGCGCGCCGCAGGCCTGAAGGCGATCGCGGTGGGCAACGTCGGCGCCCCCATCCTCGATGCCCTGCGTGACCCGGTGGAGTACGACGTCTTCGCAGTGGAACTCTCCAGCTTCCAGCTGCACTGGTCCGAGTCCGTCTCGGCAGTCGCCAGCGTCTGCCTCAACGTCGCTGAAGACCACGTGGACTGGCACGGCTCCTACGAGTCCTACCTCGCCGACAAGGCCAAGATCTACGAAAACACGCAGAAGGCCTGCATCTACAACGACGAGCAGATCGAAACCGAACGCATGGTGGAGGACGCGGACGTGGTGGAAGGCTGCCGCGCGGTGGCCTTTACCACCCTCACGCCCGCCATCAGCATGCTCGGCGTGGTGGAGGGCCTGCTCGTGGACCGGGCCTTCATCGCCGAACGCAAGGACAGTGCCGTGGAACTGGCGTCCATGTCCGACCTCGGCCCGGTGGCACCCCGCCACATGGTGGCCAACGCCCTGGCCGCCGCAGGCCTGGTGCGGGCCTATGGCGTCAGCCCTGAGCACGTGCGCGAAGGACTGCAGACCTACATCCCCGGAAGCCACCGCATCCAGCCGGTCGCCAAGCAGAACGGCGTTCTCTGGATCAACGACTCCAAAGCCACCAACCCGCACGCAGCCTCCGCCTCCCTGGCCGCCTTCGACCCTGTGGTGTGGATTGCCGGCGGCCTGTCCAAGGGCGTCAGCTACGACGACCTGGTCCGCGACCATGCGCGCCGACTGAAGGCCGTGGTACTGATCGGCAAAGACACGGCATCGCTTGAAGAGTCCCTGCAGCGACACGCACCGGATGTCCCCGTCATCCGGCAGGCGGCAGGCCACACTGAAATTGTGCAGTCAGCCGGAACCGGACATGACGCCGCACCGGAGTCAGCAGAATCCGGGGAGGCAGTGATGGCACGGGCCGTCGCATCGGCGGCACAGCTCGCCGCCTCGGGTGACACTGTGCTGATGGCCCCGGCTGCTGCATCCATGGATCAGTTCTCTTCCTATGCTCACCGTGGCGACGCCTTCATAGCAGCGGTCCGCGGGCTCGTGGAAGGGGAGGCCCGGACCGGCAAGGAGTAAGAATGGTCAGCACACCCACACGTCCCGCGGCCACCCGGCAGCGGGCGGGGGAGAGCGGCCGGCTGCTCCGGTGGTACCGGCGCTTCTGGTCAGCCCTCGAGGGAAACGGCAAGTCGCGCAACGGCTCCACCTACTACCTCATCCTGGGCACCACGCTGGCCCTGACCGCCATCGGCATCATGATGGTGCTCTCCGCGTCCAGCGTGGAGGCCATCGCGGCGGGCGAGTCGCCTTACACGGCGGCCCTCAAGCAGGGGCTGTTCGCCGGAATCGGCACCTTCTGCATGTTCATGCTGTCGCGGATCAACGTCGTATGGCTGAAGCGCCTCGCGTGGCCGGGCATCATCATCGCCTATGCCCTGCTGGGGCTCGTGCTGGTCATCGGCACCAGCGTCAACGGCAACAAGAACTGGATCGACATCGGCGGGTTCTTCACCCTGCAGCCGTCCGAGGCGGCCAAGCTTGCCCTGGCACTGTGGATGGCCACCGTGCTGGCCAAGAAGGCCTCCCTGCTGCACCAGTGGGGACACGCTGTGGTCCCCGTGGTTCCCATCGCCGGCGGGATCATCGGACTGGTGCTGATCGGAAACGACCTCGGCACCGGCATGATCATCATGCTCATCACGGCCGCCGCCCTGTTCTTCGCCGGCGTGCGCCTGTACCTGTTCGGGTTCGCGGCCGTGGGCCTCGGTGCCGTCATAGCGTTCATGGCCATGACCAGCTCCAACCGCGTCTGCCGCATCACCTCGTGGTGGACCGGCCAGAGCTGCGGCGACGGCATCGACGCCAACTACCAGTCCACGAACGGCCTCTACGGACTGGCATCGGGCGGCTGGTTCGGCGTGGGGCTCGGGCAGAGCCGGCAGAAATACAGCTGGATCCCCGAAGCCCACAACGACTTCATTTTCGCCATCATCGGTGAGGAACTCGGGCTGGTGGGGACCGTCGTCGTACTTGTCCTTTTCGCCATCCTGGGTGCCGCCATCTACCGCGTGGTGGTGGCACAGGAGGACCTGTTCCACCGGGTCCTGGCCGGAACCATCATGGTGTGGCTGCTGGGCCAGGGAACGGTCAACATGGCCGTGGTCACCGGCCTGATGCCGGTGATCGGCGTTCCCCTGCCGTTCATCTCCTACGGCGGCTCGGCACTGCTGATGTCGCTCTGCGCGATCGGCGTAGTGTTGTCACTGGCCCGCGAACAGATGGCGCCCAACATCCGGCCCCGCAAACTCCTCGGCCCGTGGCGGTTGCCCGGGCGCAAGAAATCCCGTACGAAAGCGTAACCAGCACCTGATGAAAACCGAGTCATTGTCCGTGGTCCTCGCCGGCGGTGGAACAGCAGGCCATATCAACCCGTTGCTGGCCATCGCCGCCGCCATCCGCGATGCCCGCCCCGACGCCCGGCTGCTCGCCGTCGGAACGGCCGCCGGCATGGAAACCAGGCTGGTCCCGGCCGCCGGGCTGGAACTGGCCACCATCGACCGCGTCCCGTTCCCGCGGAAGCCCTCCGCAGACCTGCTCCGCCTTCCGGGACGGCTCGCCGGCGCCGTGCGGCAGGCAGGACGCATCCTCGACGACGCCGGTGCGGACGTCCTCGTGGGCGTGGGCGGCTACGTCTGCACGCCTATGTACCTCGCAGCCTGGCGGCGGAAGATCCCCATCGTCATCCACGAGGCCAACACCCGCCCGGGCCTGGCCAACCGGGTCGGGGCACGGCTGAGCCGGCACGTGGCCGTGGCCTTCGCCGGCACCCCGCTGCCCCACGCCCGCCACGTGGGCATGCCCATGCGCCGCGAAGTTTCGGCCATGGTCAGGGCAACGGCGCGGAACGGCGCCCTGCGCAGCCTGGACCTGCAGCCCGGGAAGCCGGTGCTCATCGTCACCGGAGGCTCGTCCGGGGCGCAAAGCATCAACCGCACAGTTGCGGCCTCCCTCGAAGCGCTGTCCCGGGCCGGCGTCCAGACCATCCACATCACCGGCCGCGGCAAGTCCGTGGCGGACCAGGACGGCAACGCGCTGAGCGCCGACGGCTACCGGCAGCTTGAGTACGTGGACGGCATGGAGACCGTCTACGCCGCGGCTGACCTGCTGCTCGCCCGGGCCGGCGCGGCCACGGTGAGCGAGGTCGCCGCCGTCGGCGTTCCCGCGGTCTTCGTGCCGCTGCCGATCGGCAACGGCGAGCAGGCGCTGAACGCCCGCGGACTTGTGGATGCGGGTGGCGCCCTCCTGGTGGCGGACCGGGACTTCACCCCCGAATGGGTCCGCGCCAACCTCATCCCGCTGCTGGCTGACCGTTCCCGCCTCGATGCGATGGCGGCTAACGCGGAAAACCTTGGCATCCGAAATGCCGACCAGCTCATGGCCGACCTCGTACTGGAAGCGGTATCCAAATGATCACCAACGCAGCACCCAGCCAGGAAGCACTCGGCCGCGTGCACTTCATCGGGATCGGGGGCGTCGGCATGTCTGCCGTCGCCAGGATCATGGTGGCGCGCGGGGTTCCCGTCAGCGGTTCGGATGCGAAGGACCTGCCGGTCATGACGGAGCTCGGCGCGGCCGGCGCCCGGATCTGCGTGGGTTATGACGCAGCCAACCTCGGCGACGCCCAGACCGTCGTGGCAGGATCGGCCATCCGCGCCGACAATCCCGAACTCGAGGCCGCGCGGGCCGCCGGCCTGCCCGTGCTGCACCGCTCCGAAGCCCTGGCCGCCACCATGGCCGACGACCTCGTGGTGACCGTGGCCGGCACCCACGGGAAGTCCACCACCACCTCCATGATCACCGTGCTGCTGCAGGGCGCCGGCCTGGACCCGTCGTTCGCGATCGGGGCCAATGTTCCGGCGCTCGGCGTCAACGCGGCGAACGGCAGCTCCAAGGTGTTTGTCGCGGAGGCGGATGAGTCCGACGGTTCGTTCCTGAACTACCGGCCGCAGATCGCCGTCGTCACCAACGTGGAGCCGGACCACCTCGATCACTACGGCACCGCCGAAGCTGTGTACGAATCCTTCGACCGGTTCACGGAACTGCTGCCCGCCGACGGCGTGCTGGTGGCCTGTGCGGACGACGCCGGCGCACACGCGCTGGCGCTGCGAACCCGCGAGCGGGGCAATACCCGTGTTGTTCTGTACGGCACCTCCGAGGCTGCAGACCTGCGGCTCGACGACGGCGGCCCGGGCAGGGTGGCCATCACGACGGCGGGCGGCCGGTTCCCGCTGGCACTGCAGGTCCCCGGACGGCACAATGCGCTGAACGCTGCCGCCGCCATGGCGGTGGCACTCGAGCTCGGCGTGGACGCCCAGGCCGCCGCCTCCGCCCTGGCGGGCTTCTCCGGCGCGTCCCGGCGGTTCGAGTACAAGGGGGAGGGCCGGGGCGTGCGGGTCTACGACGACTACGCGCACCACCCCACGGAGGTGCGGGCCGCCCTGGCGGCGGCCCGGTCCGTGGCCGGCGGCCACA
This window harbors:
- a CDS encoding UDP-N-acetylmuramoyl-L-alanyl-D-glutamate--2,6-diaminopimelate ligase, with the translated sequence MPQHHDPGTADAPEGQASKSGFRPTAVAAVELGVIGQSVGVTVPGASESVQVTGISLDSRSVERGDLYVALPGAARHGADFARTALESGAVAVLTDDAGGKLLALGSDIAVPVLVVAEPRSVVGRLSRLIYRSQDADLPGPSMFGVTGTNGKTTTTYFINALLQAMGKKTGLIGTIEILAGGDPIPSLLTTPESTDVHALLALMRERGLDAASMEVSSHAVSFRRVDGVVFDVVGFTNLTQDHLDLHGTMEEYYRTKAELFTAERARAAVVTVDDEWGRRLAAQTGLPVTTLATLQPGSAPEADPAGADWTVTDPKPRGLGTEFTLRGRNGTELHVHTGLPGAFNVSNAALALAMVLAGGADPADVQAALDAKDPFTVAVPGRMQLVSTRPAAVVDFAHNTDALARALAAVRSPEPASKVIVVFGATGQRDQGKRPSMGATAARLADVVIVSDDDPHDEDAAAIRAEVLVGATDAKEAEQLDCKIMEVFPRDAAIREAVNLAAPEDTILIAGRGHEVWQEVKGVNLALDDRVELRNALTARGFTVLQDDGIES
- a CDS encoding UDP-N-acetylmuramoyl-tripeptide--D-alanyl-D-alanine ligase, which gives rise to MIELTAAEIAEITNGRLLADPDVTPGSVVTDSREAVAGSLYVAKPGESADGHSFVGAAFDRGAVLALTEREIKDDAGRTYPSVVVGDAVLAMGALAAEAVRRIRHHREAAGEELTVIGITGSAGKTTTKDLLAGILSAEAPTVAPQGSYNGEVGVPLTVFQAGFDTRFLVIEMGATGIGHIRYLADMVRPEIGVVLGVGTAHAGEFGGVENIAAAKGELAEALPAEGTAVLNLDDVRVAPMAARTQATVLGFSSRDAEPDAPAVRAANLDTNAAGNPEFDLEVPGEPTVRVTSKLIGEHHVANLLAAAAAAHAAGVPADRISASLSSQSAASRWRMERTERPDGVTVINDAYNANPESMRAALRTLADLGRGRRTWAVLGAMLELGDDFIREHTAVGTQVVRLNISRLLVVGREARSLYVSAVQEGSWGDECIFAETVDEAYELLQEQLEPGDLVLFKSSNSVGLRHLGDRIALPPRATPTTATEGSELL
- the murD gene encoding UDP-N-acetylmuramoyl-L-alanine--D-glutamate ligase — translated: MGGPAVNGSESHNKAAGPAVTGPARLSGLVSWDSDWAGLRVVVTGIGVSGFAAADTLIELGARVVVVDGATTETAQAKADTLRIVGAADVLLGEEAVRTLPKIDGLKPDLVVTSPGWRPDQALLAAASRAHIPVWGDVELAWRLRVREGRKTADWLTITGTNGKTTTVGLTESMLRAAGLKAIAVGNVGAPILDALRDPVEYDVFAVELSSFQLHWSESVSAVASVCLNVAEDHVDWHGSYESYLADKAKIYENTQKACIYNDEQIETERMVEDADVVEGCRAVAFTTLTPAISMLGVVEGLLVDRAFIAERKDSAVELASMSDLGPVAPRHMVANALAAAGLVRAYGVSPEHVREGLQTYIPGSHRIQPVAKQNGVLWINDSKATNPHAASASLAAFDPVVWIAGGLSKGVSYDDLVRDHARRLKAVVLIGKDTASLEESLQRHAPDVPVIRQAAGHTEIVQSAGTGHDAAPESAESGEAVMARAVASAAQLAASGDTVLMAPAAASMDQFSSYAHRGDAFIAAVRGLVEGEARTGKE
- the ftsW gene encoding putative lipid II flippase FtsW — protein: MVSTPTRPAATRQRAGESGRLLRWYRRFWSALEGNGKSRNGSTYYLILGTTLALTAIGIMMVLSASSVEAIAAGESPYTAALKQGLFAGIGTFCMFMLSRINVVWLKRLAWPGIIIAYALLGLVLVIGTSVNGNKNWIDIGGFFTLQPSEAAKLALALWMATVLAKKASLLHQWGHAVVPVVPIAGGIIGLVLIGNDLGTGMIIMLITAAALFFAGVRLYLFGFAAVGLGAVIAFMAMTSSNRVCRITSWWTGQSCGDGIDANYQSTNGLYGLASGGWFGVGLGQSRQKYSWIPEAHNDFIFAIIGEELGLVGTVVVLVLFAILGAAIYRVVVAQEDLFHRVLAGTIMVWLLGQGTVNMAVVTGLMPVIGVPLPFISYGGSALLMSLCAIGVVLSLAREQMAPNIRPRKLLGPWRLPGRKKSRTKA
- the murG gene encoding undecaprenyldiphospho-muramoylpentapeptide beta-N-acetylglucosaminyltransferase: MKTESLSVVLAGGGTAGHINPLLAIAAAIRDARPDARLLAVGTAAGMETRLVPAAGLELATIDRVPFPRKPSADLLRLPGRLAGAVRQAGRILDDAGADVLVGVGGYVCTPMYLAAWRRKIPIVIHEANTRPGLANRVGARLSRHVAVAFAGTPLPHARHVGMPMRREVSAMVRATARNGALRSLDLQPGKPVLIVTGGSSGAQSINRTVAASLEALSRAGVQTIHITGRGKSVADQDGNALSADGYRQLEYVDGMETVYAAADLLLARAGAATVSEVAAVGVPAVFVPLPIGNGEQALNARGLVDAGGALLVADRDFTPEWVRANLIPLLADRSRLDAMAANAENLGIRNADQLMADLVLEAVSK
- the murC gene encoding UDP-N-acetylmuramate--L-alanine ligase → MITNAAPSQEALGRVHFIGIGGVGMSAVARIMVARGVPVSGSDAKDLPVMTELGAAGARICVGYDAANLGDAQTVVAGSAIRADNPELEAARAAGLPVLHRSEALAATMADDLVVTVAGTHGKSTTTSMITVLLQGAGLDPSFAIGANVPALGVNAANGSSKVFVAEADESDGSFLNYRPQIAVVTNVEPDHLDHYGTAEAVYESFDRFTELLPADGVLVACADDAGAHALALRTRERGNTRVVLYGTSEAADLRLDDGGPGRVAITTAGGRFPLALQVPGRHNALNAAAAMAVALELGVDAQAAASALAGFSGASRRFEYKGEGRGVRVYDDYAHHPTEVRAALAAARSVAGGHKVHVLFQPHLFSRTREFASEFADALKAADTALVLDIYPAREDPIPGVTSALITEHLGSGGSLVGAGDEAVAALAAAAQPGDIILTAGAGDVTAYGPLIVETLGG